Genomic DNA from Candidatus Omnitrophota bacterium:
TAGGCCGTCGGTTCATTTCTTTCTTCCAGTAAATCGAAAGGCTCCCCCCGCGGGAACCGATTGATAGTACTTTTCGAAGAGAGCAAGATATTGTTGGTATTGCCGATGGGTGGCGTCCATGGTTGTCTGGTTGGGCGGATCAACTTGCCTGGCGTGGCTCTTGGCGGTTTTGGGACAAAAGGGGTATATTGCGCCACGCGCCGCGGCGAGGTTTTCGTCGGTTTGCCAATAGACGGGAAGCGGTGCGAACAAGGCGGCGATCAAGCGGCGGAAAAACGGCCCCTTGCTGGCGCCGCCGCCGAGTACAGCGCAGTCCACTACGCCGGAATGGATTACGGCGTCGAAGACTCGCGCCAGTTCGAAGGTCATAGCCGCCGCCAAGGCGCGCAGGCAATCGGCCGCTTTCGCTTGGTCGCTTAGGCCGAAGAAAGCGCCCCCGCCATAGACTTGCTGTTGGAGCGGATTGGATTGCGAAAACCACGGCAGCGCCGTCAAACCCTCCGGCGGCAGCAGGAATTGCTCGAACGTTTTTTTCGCTATCTCCAGCGCCTTTTCCCGATTCGAGTCGATGAAACGCTGCAAGCCCCATTCCCAAACCGCGTTGCCGGTCAGCAGCGGCTGCACCACTAGCCGCCCTTCATCTATAGGCGAAGGCAAGACCAGTTGAAATGGCGATGTTCCGCCGGTTTTATCCGGCAAAACGAAATTGCCCACCCACGCCGTGCCCAGCGAGCATTGCAGCGGCCGGCTGTTCACGCCAGCGGCGGACATATACCCCGCTTCTTGGTCGATATAAGGCCCGGCGACGGGAATCCCTTCCTCCGTCCCCAGCCGCTGCGCTCCCGCCTCGGATAAAGGAGCGGTTTCATGGCCTTGGCGCAAGGGAGCCACGAAAGACAACGGAACGCCGATCGAATCGAACAGGGCGGAGTCCAACTGTTTATTGACGGCGTTATAGGAACCCATCTGGATGGCGTTGCCTGGGTCTTGCCGCCAGACGCCGGTCAAACGGAAAAAGAGATATTCTCCCGCACCGATATGGATATACTTTTCCTGGAAATAATCCGGATGCGTTTCCTTCATCCACAGCAAACGCGCCAAACCATGAGGCGGGACGTCGAAAAGGGAGAATTTACGCCAGAATTGGCGGTCAAATTGCTCTCCCAACCGGGTGGAGTAAGCCTGCGTCCGGCCGTCGTTCCAAAGAATCATGGGTGTAAGCGGTCGTCCCGTGGTTCGAACTGCGACGATCGAACTGCCGCCTTGCGCCGCCAGTCCCACGCCCGCCAGCCGTCCCCAAGCCTTGCCAAATTGCTGGCGCAAAGCGTCGACGCACTCTTGGAACGCTTTATCCACGGCGATTAAATTTTGCTCCCGCCCGCCATGAGGCAAAGCGCGCACGGGCAGCCGCCGCGCTTCTTGGCGCAATTTTCTTCCGGAAGCCGGTTCAAAAGCGCTGACCTTCAATTCCGTAGTGCCGAAATCGATTCCGAGTACGATAGGATCGCTTCTCATAGTCGTTCTTTTTCTATATTGTTATTAACTCATGTTACGCGCGAAGAAAAACTTTAAGGCGATATTGGGATCGTCGATTGAATCACGAAAACGCGAAGGAATAAAGAAAAACACAAAAAAAAATCATAAAATCAAATAAGCATTTGGATCACGCCATAAAAAGAATTCTTCCGTGAAATCCCAAAAAATCCGTGATATCCGTGATTCGAAAACGCAACGGAAAATAAAACCCAAGCGCTGCGTTGGATCGGTTGCTCCTATCTGCGGGCGAGACGCTCGCGCTCCCAGGCTGCGTAACATGAGTTATTAAGATACGGAGAGCGGACTTTAAAATGAAGCGTAGTACGCCATTCTCCTATTCTGAAGCTCTCAGCGCTTCGTCCATGCGTTCGATAACGGCATCCACGATTTCATAGCCCGCTGTGATGGGCAGTTTCGTCAAAGCGCTGGGCGGGCAGCCTTCTTTATACGTCTGGACGCTGATGTCCAATCCCGCCGCGTTCAGATGTTGAACGAATTTTTTTCCCGCGGCCAAATCATGAAAGAAAATTCCTGCGAGGTGGCGGCGGCCTTCGATGGAAGCGATGAGTTGGGGATATTTCGGCGCCATTTCTTTCAAACGTTCTTCGTAATATTCGCCCACGGCGCGCGTCGTTTCCGCGTTGGTTTCCGCCCAGCGGATGGTAACAAGATAGGCCAACGACGCCAATTCCTCCTGGCCGTTGGTGACCAGCGCGCCGAATTGGGGCAGCGTATCCAGCGCCGATGTAAAGAGGATGCGCGACGCTGCGTATTCCCCGCCGGGAAAACCCTTGCCCACGACGGCGATGTCCGGCTGAACGCCGTATTCGCGAAACATGAATAATTCGGGACTCCAAACGCAGGTTTGAATTTCATCAACGACGACGGGGATGTCATGCTTTTTGCAGAGGGTGAAGAGGAGCTTGACGAAGGCTTCCGTCAACCGTTTGGCGCCGTAATTCATCAATACGAATTCGAGAAAGAAGCCCGCGATTTTATATGGCGCATTTTCGTATTGCGTAAAGAGCGATACTAAATCCTCGAAACAATTAGCCCGCACTCCGCGCGCGAGCATTAAATTTCCCCGCTCCATGCCTTGCTGCAAATCCGGCCACATATCCCGCAGAATCTGCGCGACGATCGTCGTGCCGTGGTAATTAGCTTGCAGCCCGCCTTCGTCGGCGCCGATGACAACGATGACGGGAATGCATCCTTGATAAGGGGGACTGGGCGAATTGGGCTGTGGTCGATAAAATCGCGCCAAGATCATTTTGATCGCCGCTTCCGCCGCTAAACTTCCCGTCTCCAGATTGAGAACGCGGTTGAGGACCTTTTTTCCTTTCGCATCGAGCAACCGGTCCAGCGCCGGCCTATCGCCGCGAGCGATTCCCGCCGCTGTGCGCGTTAGTTCTTCTTCCAAGAGCCGCGTGACGAACCCCCGCGTGTTATTATGGGTCGCATTAGGAATTCCCAGCCTGCGAGCGCGCTCGACGAGTTGGTAGCCGGGGAAGCCGTGGCCAAGCGAGACGTGATAGTGTTCGCTCTTGGAGGTAAGAAATAGCCGACCGTCTTCGCCCAGCCGGTAATAACCCAAGCCGCTAAGCGGCGCCTGATTCGTGTTCGTATGAACGATAAATTCGCCTGTCGTTGCGCCGCGCGGCGACGCCTTTAACGCCGGAACGCAGTTTTTCCCGACATTAGGCAGTAAGCTCAGCAACCGTTGTTGGAAAGCCTTTGGATAGAATTCTACTTTCTCAGAAGCAATCTCTTGCAGAGTATTTTTATCCTCACCGGAAAGAAACGCCCGCGCTGTGCAGACGGCGTTGATGTATTCTTTTCCCAATATATCCTTCAAACTTAGGTTGACGCGTTGAAATGAGGTTTTGCGGCTTTTCACCGACGTTCCTTTCTTGTTGTTTTATCAAGACGATAACCTAATTTAATTTAATAATATTGATTGTCATTATTCTGGAATATATAATCTTTATTTAAGGATAGTTTCTTACTAATCTAAAACCTAATCCAGTATTATCACCACCTAAAGAACCGCCAAATACATATTTATCACACGCAAATAAAGATGCAAATTGTTTTTGTGCGGTTTCCGAATTACCAATCATTCCTACTTCAGCATATACGCCTCTAATATATCCTTCTTGGGTCCATTCTGAAACATTTCCAAGCATATCATATAATCCCCAAGGATTAGGTACCTTTTGTGCAACATCATGCGTTGTTACGCCTATATTTTTTCCATTTGAATCAAAAACTTCAGAGTTTAAAGAATACCACTCATGATTCTTTAGCTCATTATTTTTAGCAAAAACACCAGACTCATTCCCCCAATAATATGTCGTTGTAGTACCCGCTCTGCATGCATATTCCCATTCTGCGTTATTTGGTAGCCTGAATTGTCCTAATTTTAAATTATTTAGTTTATTTATAAATTCCTGACAATCATTGAAGGAGACTCGTTCTACTGGATGATGAATTCCAACAAATTTTGAGGGATTTTTACCCATTATAGTTTGCCATTGTTCTTGAGTTACCTCAGTATTTCCTATATAGAATCCTTGATCGATCCAAACCATTCCTAATAAAATTTCTTTTTGTGTTGTTCCTAAATTAATTATTATAAATGGATTAAATGTAGGTGTTGATGTTGGGGTAAACGTTTGTGTCGGTGTTGAAGTTGGGGTTATTGTTGGAGTGGGTGTCAATGTGGGAGTGGGTGTCAATGTTGGAGTGGGGGAAGGAGGGATAATTAATGGATTTATTAAATCTAATAAATCATAAGGGATTCCAGCATTTTGAGGTAAAACATAAATTTCTAGGTTATCAATATAAACTTTTGTATTTTGTACGTTACTTAAATTTGCTACTTGAATAATTGGATTTATCGTATTCCCTTTTGGATTATAAAGAAGATATAATGGATGATATTTATCAGTGAACATCTCACTGTTTGCGGGTATATTTGTTGCGATTGAACCATCCATAGATCCATCCAATGATGCTAGAGCTACGGATGCCCCATCATCAGAAGCATACACAAAAACACGAAGAAATACTGGATTATTTACTTCAATTTTTCGAAACATTAAAAGTTCTACCTGACCAAGAGATACAGAAATTTCTAAACCGTAACCATCACTGGCGCCACTTTCATCGCTTGGGATATTTGTGACATTAACCTCTCCGCCAGAATATAAATCTCCAGAAAAACCTCCTGGTATACGCACAAATTCATCTTGGGAATCAAATGGGTAAATAATTACAGGCTCTAATCTTTGTATTGGAGTGAATGTTGGAGTCGGTAACTGGGTAAATGTAGGAGTATGGCTAGGGGTTTGCGTAGGCGATGAAGTATTGGTTGGAGTCATGGTAGGGGTAGGTGTATTCGCAAGTGTTGGAGTAAAAGTATATGTTCGAGTAGGTGTAAATGTTGGTGTGTGTGTAGGCGTAGGTGGAGTACGTTCCATGTATGTTAAGCTATAGTAACGATCAGGGTAATTCACTCCTGAACTTATTAGATTGTAAACATAAATATAGTATTGTTGACTTGTTTTAGGTGCAAACCAAATTCTGTTGTTTTGATTAATATATTTATCGTTGGGGACGGGAACTGGAGTAGTAAAATCTAGATAAAACATTGAAACACCAACATTTGCGTTAGAGATGTAAAATTCATAAAATTTTCCTGCATTTAGATATAATTTAAACCAATCGATACGATCATTAGCGTTAATTTCCCAAGAGTACTCATCTACAAAATCATGAGGACCATGAAATTGCGATTCTGTTGACGGAGTTCCTAAATCTGTTGCACCAGTAAAATCATTATCCTCCGGATCCCAATCATCGCCATAAACGCAAAAACATTTTAGAATTATGATTAGAGATACGATTATTCTTTTCATTTGCCCTGTCTCCTTAGATTGTGATTAATAAAAGGATTATATATTAGTAGAATCGATGTGTCAGAAAACGCAACCCATCCTACTTATCTGATATTCATTTCTTGGATCGAACTGGTTTCCGTTTTGAAAACTATCCGATAGAGTTGCGTCGATTTCGATTCGATGCGCGAGGTTAAGCCTTTCTCCCAATCGCCTTCCTGGCCGGAAAGCATTTCTTTCCATTTTCCTTTCGCCGCCAATTTCGCTTCACCGGCGATGGAGAAATCGCGGGCGGCGGCGTCCTCATTCATGACCGTAAGATAAACCGCTCCTTCGGAATCGGGGCCGAAGCGCTCCACTCGG
This window encodes:
- a CDS encoding FGGY-family carbohydrate kinase, whose translation is MRSDPIVLGIDFGTTELKVSAFEPASGRKLRQEARRLPVRALPHGGREQNLIAVDKAFQECVDALRQQFGKAWGRLAGVGLAAQGGSSIVAVRTTGRPLTPMILWNDGRTQAYSTRLGEQFDRQFWRKFSLFDVPPHGLARLLWMKETHPDYFQEKYIHIGAGEYLFFRLTGVWRQDPGNAIQMGSYNAVNKQLDSALFDSIGVPLSFVAPLRQGHETAPLSEAGAQRLGTEEGIPVAGPYIDQEAGYMSAAGVNSRPLQCSLGTAWVGNFVLPDKTGGTSPFQLVLPSPIDEGRLVVQPLLTGNAVWEWGLQRFIDSNREKALEIAKKTFEQFLLPPEGLTALPWFSQSNPLQQQVYGGGAFFGLSDQAKAADCLRALAAAMTFELARVFDAVIHSGVVDCAVLGGGASKGPFFRRLIAALFAPLPVYWQTDENLAAARGAIYPFCPKTAKSHARQVDPPNQTTMDATHRQYQQYLALFEKYYQSVPAGGAFRFTGRKK
- a CDS encoding aminotransferase class III-fold pyridoxal phosphate-dependent enzyme, which encodes MKSRKTSFQRVNLSLKDILGKEYINAVCTARAFLSGEDKNTLQEIASEKVEFYPKAFQQRLLSLLPNVGKNCVPALKASPRGATTGEFIVHTNTNQAPLSGLGYYRLGEDGRLFLTSKSEHYHVSLGHGFPGYQLVERARRLGIPNATHNNTRGFVTRLLEEELTRTAAGIARGDRPALDRLLDAKGKKVLNRVLNLETGSLAAEAAIKMILARFYRPQPNSPSPPYQGCIPVIVVIGADEGGLQANYHGTTIVAQILRDMWPDLQQGMERGNLMLARGVRANCFEDLVSLFTQYENAPYKIAGFFLEFVLMNYGAKRLTEAFVKLLFTLCKKHDIPVVVDEIQTCVWSPELFMFREYGVQPDIAVVGKGFPGGEYAASRILFTSALDTLPQFGALVTNGQEELASLAYLVTIRWAETNAETTRAVGEYYEERLKEMAPKYPQLIASIEGRRHLAGIFFHDLAAGKKFVQHLNAAGLDISVQTYKEGCPPSALTKLPITAGYEIVDAVIERMDEALRASE
- a CDS encoding formylglycine-generating enzyme family protein yields the protein MKRIIVSLIIILKCFCVYGDDWDPEDNDFTGATDLGTPSTESQFHGPHDFVDEYSWEINANDRIDWFKLYLNAGKFYEFYISNANVGVSMFYLDFTTPVPVPNDKYINQNNRIWFAPKTSQQYYIYVYNLISSGVNYPDRYYSLTYMERTPPTPTHTPTFTPTRTYTFTPTLANTPTPTMTPTNTSSPTQTPSHTPTFTQLPTPTFTPIQRLEPVIIYPFDSQDEFVRIPGGFSGDLYSGGEVNVTNIPSDESGASDGYGLEISVSLGQVELLMFRKIEVNNPVFLRVFVYASDDGASVALASLDGSMDGSIATNIPANSEMFTDKYHPLYLLYNPKGNTINPIIQVANLSNVQNTKVYIDNLEIYVLPQNAGIPYDLLDLINPLIIPPSPTPTLTPTPTLTPTPTITPTSTPTQTFTPTSTPTFNPFIIINLGTTQKEILLGMVWIDQGFYIGNTEVTQEQWQTIMGKNPSKFVGIHHPVERVSFNDCQEFINKLNNLKLGQFRLPNNAEWEYACRAGTTTTYYWGNESGVFAKNNELKNHEWYSLNSEVFDSNGKNIGVTTHDVAQKVPNPWGLYDMLGNVSEWTQEGYIRGVYAEVGMIGNSETAQKQFASLFACDKYVFGGSLGGDNTGLGFRLVRNYP